One region of Ictalurus furcatus strain D&B chromosome 17, Billie_1.0, whole genome shotgun sequence genomic DNA includes:
- the LOC128621229 gene encoding protein Smaug homolog 2 isoform X1, with protein sequence MMFRDQVGILTDWFKGWNECEQTVALLSLLKRVSRTQARFLHICLEHWLADCTEIHLLEAEANNAAIVSQWQQEPKEKAVSLLLSHLPLLQPRNSEAKCEYMKLLQQVLSHTIESSMFVEESRQLLSYALIHPATTLDDRTTLALWLNHLEEHLSARPPPVPYHHHHARQGSDEWTGPTESLEVAHAWHDKPPSTCSSPAGQNGHMAFPSAGGVPSPINSAGLSGQVQPSSVTRPMSLVPANQPGCSSDWLGQDEVGGRQGATGAEHAPLSPQGSVASSGSEQTEDQSNTRNTFQEDGSGMKDVPTWLKSLRLHKYASLFSQMSYEEMMVLTEQHLESQNVTKGARHKIALSIQKLRERQSVLKSLEKDILEGGNVRNALQELQQIIITPIKAYTPPTAAQREVEPGATNTDKAANPVEEKDAAVEGFQSHNPPPCDGESSSTPISEGDIPGQFTRVMGKVCTQLLVSRPDEENISCYLQLIEKCSIHEAFTETQKKRLASWKQQVLKLLRLFPRKAMLDMPVYRQKGWAYGSNSLPTAGSVGGGVSRRGQRQFPLPPRGAPLPNRMGLITHSPRHTLANQPALSAQGRQNLWFGNPGGSNSMPSQSRSSVQRTHSLPVHTSPQTMLLFQQTGTHILLSLSLSLSLSLSLSHSHLTLFLFPFPECPVPGTDLEINPTLESLCLSMTEHALGDGMDRTSTI encoded by the exons ATGATGTTCCGGGACCAGGTGGGGATTTTGACGGACTGGTTTAAGGGCTGGAACGAATGCGAGCAGACGGTGGCGCTGTTGTCGCTGCTCAAGAGGGTTTCGAGGACCCAAGCGCGATTCCTCCACATCTGCCTGGAGCACTGGCTGGCCGACTGCACTGAGATACACTTACTGGAGGCTGAGGCCAACAATGCAG CCATAGTGAGCCAGTGGCAGCAGGAGCCCAAAGAGAAGGCCGTGTCACTGCTGCTCTCACATCTCCCCCTGTTGCAGCCACGTAACAGTGAGGCCAAGTGTGAGTACATGAAGCTGCTACAGCAGGTGCTGAGCCACACCATCGAGAGCAGCATGTTTGTGGAGGAGAGCCGGCAATTGCTTTCCTATGCCCTCATCCACCCGGCCACCACTCTTGATGATCGCACCACTCTCGCGCTGTGGCTCAACCACCTTGAGGAGCACCTGTCAGCTCGACCACCGCCTGTACCGTACCACCACCATCATGCTCGACAGGGCTCGGACGAATGGACGGGTCCGACTGAGTCCTTGGAGGTGGCACATGCATGGCATGATAAACCGCCGTCCACATGTAGCTCGCCTGCCGGCCAGAACGGGCACATGGCCTTTCCCAGTGCAGGTGGAGTGCCTTCACCCATCAACAGTGCAG GCCTTTCTGGTCAGGTACAGCCGAGCTCAGTGACTCGTCCGATGTCTCTTGTTCCTGCCAACCAGCCAGGCTGcagctctgattggctgggCCAGGATGAAGTGGGTGGGCGCCAGGGTGCAACAGGGGCGGAGCATGCACCACTGTCTCCTCAGGGCAGTGTTGCTTCGTCAGGCAGCGAGCAGACGGAGGATCAATCCAACACACGGAACACATTCCAGGAGGATGGCAGCGGCATGAAAG ACGTGCCGACGTGGCTAAAAAGTCTCCGTCTGCACAAGTATGCATCCCTTTTCTCCCAGATGAGTTATGAGGAGATGATGGTCCTTACTGAACAGCATCTGGAGTCACAG aACGTGACCAAAGGAGCTCGGCACAAGATAGCGCTGAGCATTCAGAAGCTGAGAGAGCGACAGAGCGTCCTCAAGTCTCTCGAAAAG GATATCCTCGAAGGCGGGAACGTCCGGAACGCCCTGCAAGAACTTCAGCAGATCATCATCACGCCCATCAAAGCCTACACCCCGCCCACTGCTGCCCAGAGAGaggtggagcctggagccacaAACACTGACAAGGCAGCCAATCCTGTAGAAGAGAAAGATGCGGCTGTAGAGGGCTTTCAGAGCCACAATCCCCCGCCCTGTGACGGGGAGTCTTCGTCCACGCCCATCTCAGAAGGAGACATTCCTGGGCAGTTTACGCGGGTGATGGGGAAAG tgtgtacGCAGCTGCTGGTGTCGCGGCCGGATGAGGAGAACATCAGCTGCTACCTGCAGCTCATCGAGAAGTGTTCAATACACGag GCGTTTACAGAGACGCAGAAGAAGCGCTTGGCATCTTGGAAGCAGCAGGTGCTGAAGCTGCTCCGCCTTTTCCCACGGAAAGCCATGCTGGACATGCCCGTGTACCGACAGAAAGG gtggGCGTATGGTTCGAACTCTTTGCCTACAGCAGGCTCTGTGGGTGGAGGCGTGTCTCGGCGAGGACAGAGACAGTTCCCCCTGCCCCCTCGTGGAGCTCCGCTTCCCAACCGCATGGGCCTCATCACACACTCTCCACGACACACACTCGCCAACCAGCCGGCCCTCAGCGCACAGGGCAGGCAG aaccTGTGGTTTGGGAATCCTGGAGGGAGTAACAGCATGCCGAGTCAGAGCCGGAGCTCCGTACAGAGAACACACTCTCTCCCTGTACACACATCTCCACAAACCATGCTCCTGTTTCAGCAAACTGGTACACAcatactcctctctctctctctctctctctctctctctctctctctctctcactctcacttgacactttttttatttcctttcccaGAATGCCCGGTTCCAGGGACTGACCTGGAGATCAACCCCACGCTGGAGTCACTGTGCCTCAGTATGACTGAACACGCCTTAGGAG atggaATGGATAGAACGTCaacaatatga
- the LOC128621231 gene encoding cilia- and flagella-associated protein 251, which yields MLLFLPALLCVFTGGGCLPVLDVKGSDCLEDASMKTDGHWPQAGCDAQVTDDILTAEKRHQGLLRELQELVEHEFEREHDDTRETEEYDLNDLDDQEDGKQARRRDEEQMEARKQGNKEEEEEESARELEELLAEQIRKKEEGRKDDAELEELRKEEVNSEKDREEEEKERSKNEAELTAEKEKVEHELQALTSDETKMRERQEKEEELQELVHKMERAKEEQEAPTEGEKGKEEDTTPETKEPQQKREMEKASDERTRQFEKERYSDDEEEEDGDEDEEEEQDESEELLEIEAQLRRVAAELRKLHRG from the exons ATGCTCCTGTTTTTACCTGCGTTATTGTGCGTTTTCACAGGAG GCGGATGTCTGCCCGTGTTGGATGTGAAG GGAAGCGATTGCTTGGAGGATGCAAGTATGAAAACTGATGGACACTGGCCCCAAGCAGGCTGTGATGCACAGGTGACAG atgaCATTCTGACCGCTGAAAAGCGGCACCAGGGTCTGCTGAGAGAGCTACAGGAGCTGGTTGAACATG agTTTGAAAGAGAACACGATGACACTCGGGAGACGGAGGAGTACGACCTGAACGACCTGGATGACCAGGAGGATGGGAAACAGGCTAGACGGAGGGATGAAGAACAGATGGAGGCCCGGAAACAAGGaaacaaagaagaagaggaggaggagagcgcCCGAGAGCTGGAGGAACTGCTGGCTGAACAGATCCGGAAGAAAGAAGAGGGGAGGAAAGACGATGCAGAGTTGGAggagctgagaaaagaggaggTAAACTCCGAGAAGGACagggaagaagaggagaaggagaggagTAAGAACGAGGCGGAGCTGACAGCTGAGAAAGAGAAGGTGGAGCATGAGCTTCAGGCGCTGACGAGTGACGAGACGAAGATGAGGGAGAggcaggagaaggaggaggagctgCAGGAGCTGGTGCACAAGATGGAGAGAGCGAAGGAGGAGCAGGAAGCgccaacagagggagagaagggaAAGGAGGAAGACACGACCCCCGAGACAAAAGAGCCACAGCAGAAAAGGGAGATGGAGAAAGCGAGTGACGAGAGGACGCGGCAGTTCGAGAAGGAGAGATACAGCGAtgacgaggaggaggaagatggcGATgaagacgaggaggaggagcaaGACGAATCTGAG gagcTGTTGGAGATCGAAGCCCAGTTGAGGAGAGTGGCTGCCGAACTGAGGAAACTGCACCGGGGCTAA
- the LOC128621823 gene encoding inositol-tetrakisphosphate 1-kinase-like, whose protein sequence is MPRVPAPNEDLMVAMVKELRAALGMALFGVDVITNIDTHTLTIIDINIFPGYEGVPQFFSSLLSHIEYVLDMSHDPKH, encoded by the exons ATGCCTCGAGTCCCCGCCCCGAATGAGGACCTGATGGTCGCCATGGTGAAGGAGCTGAGGGCGGCGCTTGGGATGGCTTTGTTTGGCGTGGACGTCATTAcgaacatagacacacacacactcaccattatAGACATCAACATATTCCCCG GTTATGAGGGTGTTCCTCagttcttctcctctctcctcagtCACATCGAATATGTGCTGGACATGTCACATGATCCCAAACATTGA
- the LOC128621229 gene encoding protein Smaug homolog 2 isoform X2, protein MMFRDQVGILTDWFKGWNECEQTVALLSLLKRVSRTQARFLHICLEHWLADCTEIHLLEAEANNAAIVSQWQQEPKEKAVSLLLSHLPLLQPRNSEAKCEYMKLLQQVLSHTIESSMFVEESRQLLSYALIHPATTLDDRTTLALWLNHLEEHLSARPPPVPYHHHHARQGSDEWTGPTESLEVAHAWHDKPPSTCSSPAGQNGHMAFPSAGGVPSPINSAGLSGQVQPSSVTRPMSLVPANQPGCSSDWLGQDEVGGRQGATGAEHAPLSPQGSVASSGSEQTEDQSNTRNTFQEDGSGMKDVPTWLKSLRLHKYASLFSQMSYEEMMVLTEQHLESQNVTKGARHKIALSIQKLRERQSVLKSLEKDILEGGNVRNALQELQQIIITPIKAYTPPTAAQREVEPGATNTDKAANPVEEKDAAVEGFQSHNPPPCDGESSSTPISEGDIPGQFTRVMGKVCTQLLVSRPDEENISCYLQLIEKCSIHEAFTETQKKRLASWKQQVLKLLRLFPRKAMLDMPVYRQKGWAYGSNSLPTAGSVGGGVSRRGQRQFPLPPRGAPLPNRMGLITHSPRHTLANQPALSAQGRQNLWFGNPGGSNSMPSQSRSSVQRTHSLPVHTSPQTMLLFQQTECPVPGTDLEINPTLESLCLSMTEHALGDGMDRTSTI, encoded by the exons ATGATGTTCCGGGACCAGGTGGGGATTTTGACGGACTGGTTTAAGGGCTGGAACGAATGCGAGCAGACGGTGGCGCTGTTGTCGCTGCTCAAGAGGGTTTCGAGGACCCAAGCGCGATTCCTCCACATCTGCCTGGAGCACTGGCTGGCCGACTGCACTGAGATACACTTACTGGAGGCTGAGGCCAACAATGCAG CCATAGTGAGCCAGTGGCAGCAGGAGCCCAAAGAGAAGGCCGTGTCACTGCTGCTCTCACATCTCCCCCTGTTGCAGCCACGTAACAGTGAGGCCAAGTGTGAGTACATGAAGCTGCTACAGCAGGTGCTGAGCCACACCATCGAGAGCAGCATGTTTGTGGAGGAGAGCCGGCAATTGCTTTCCTATGCCCTCATCCACCCGGCCACCACTCTTGATGATCGCACCACTCTCGCGCTGTGGCTCAACCACCTTGAGGAGCACCTGTCAGCTCGACCACCGCCTGTACCGTACCACCACCATCATGCTCGACAGGGCTCGGACGAATGGACGGGTCCGACTGAGTCCTTGGAGGTGGCACATGCATGGCATGATAAACCGCCGTCCACATGTAGCTCGCCTGCCGGCCAGAACGGGCACATGGCCTTTCCCAGTGCAGGTGGAGTGCCTTCACCCATCAACAGTGCAG GCCTTTCTGGTCAGGTACAGCCGAGCTCAGTGACTCGTCCGATGTCTCTTGTTCCTGCCAACCAGCCAGGCTGcagctctgattggctgggCCAGGATGAAGTGGGTGGGCGCCAGGGTGCAACAGGGGCGGAGCATGCACCACTGTCTCCTCAGGGCAGTGTTGCTTCGTCAGGCAGCGAGCAGACGGAGGATCAATCCAACACACGGAACACATTCCAGGAGGATGGCAGCGGCATGAAAG ACGTGCCGACGTGGCTAAAAAGTCTCCGTCTGCACAAGTATGCATCCCTTTTCTCCCAGATGAGTTATGAGGAGATGATGGTCCTTACTGAACAGCATCTGGAGTCACAG aACGTGACCAAAGGAGCTCGGCACAAGATAGCGCTGAGCATTCAGAAGCTGAGAGAGCGACAGAGCGTCCTCAAGTCTCTCGAAAAG GATATCCTCGAAGGCGGGAACGTCCGGAACGCCCTGCAAGAACTTCAGCAGATCATCATCACGCCCATCAAAGCCTACACCCCGCCCACTGCTGCCCAGAGAGaggtggagcctggagccacaAACACTGACAAGGCAGCCAATCCTGTAGAAGAGAAAGATGCGGCTGTAGAGGGCTTTCAGAGCCACAATCCCCCGCCCTGTGACGGGGAGTCTTCGTCCACGCCCATCTCAGAAGGAGACATTCCTGGGCAGTTTACGCGGGTGATGGGGAAAG tgtgtacGCAGCTGCTGGTGTCGCGGCCGGATGAGGAGAACATCAGCTGCTACCTGCAGCTCATCGAGAAGTGTTCAATACACGag GCGTTTACAGAGACGCAGAAGAAGCGCTTGGCATCTTGGAAGCAGCAGGTGCTGAAGCTGCTCCGCCTTTTCCCACGGAAAGCCATGCTGGACATGCCCGTGTACCGACAGAAAGG gtggGCGTATGGTTCGAACTCTTTGCCTACAGCAGGCTCTGTGGGTGGAGGCGTGTCTCGGCGAGGACAGAGACAGTTCCCCCTGCCCCCTCGTGGAGCTCCGCTTCCCAACCGCATGGGCCTCATCACACACTCTCCACGACACACACTCGCCAACCAGCCGGCCCTCAGCGCACAGGGCAGGCAG aaccTGTGGTTTGGGAATCCTGGAGGGAGTAACAGCATGCCGAGTCAGAGCCGGAGCTCCGTACAGAGAACACACTCTCTCCCTGTACACACATCTCCACAAACCATGCTCCTGTTTCAGCAAACTG AATGCCCGGTTCCAGGGACTGACCTGGAGATCAACCCCACGCTGGAGTCACTGTGCCTCAGTATGACTGAACACGCCTTAGGAG atggaATGGATAGAACGTCaacaatatga